In Bacillus cereus ATCC 14579, a single window of DNA contains:
- a CDS encoding GNAT family N-acetyltransferase, translating into MKIVKQWVQEDSDYIREKVIEYNQKHISDEEKKPSEKISFIVRNEKGKIVGGITAITFWHHVHVDFLWVSEEYRHEGYGTKLIKLIEEFAIEKECRLINLDTFSFQAPDFYKKHGYKVIGVSEDYPKGHNHYYLEKRLKSI; encoded by the coding sequence ATGAAAATAGTAAAACAATGGGTCCAAGAAGATAGTGATTACATAAGAGAAAAAGTAATTGAATATAACCAAAAACATATTTCAGATGAAGAGAAAAAGCCTTCAGAAAAAATTAGTTTTATAGTGAGAAATGAAAAGGGGAAAATTGTAGGTGGAATAACTGCAATTACATTTTGGCACCACGTACATGTTGATTTCCTGTGGGTTTCTGAAGAATATAGACACGAAGGTTATGGAACCAAGTTAATAAAACTTATTGAAGAATTTGCAATTGAAAAAGAGTGCAGGTTAATCAATTTAGATACTTTTAGTTTCCAAGCTCCTGATTTTTATAAGAAGCATGGATATAAAGTAATCGGAGTAAGTGAAGATTATCCGAAAGGACATAATCATTATTATTTAGAAAAACGGCTAAAAAGTATATAG
- a CDS encoding glycosyl hydrolase family 8, with protein sequence MNGKRKIFTCISIVGIGLASFSNSSFAASVTDNSIQNSIPVVNQQVAAAKEMKPFPQQVNYAGVIKPNHVTQESLNASVRSYYDNWKKKYLKNDLSSLPGGYYVKGEITGDADGFKPLGTSEGQGYGMIITVLMAGYDSNAQKIYDGLFKTARTFKSSQNANLMGWVVADSKKAQGHFGSATDGDLDIAYSLLLAHKQWGSNGTVNYLKEAQDMITKGIKASNVTNNNRLNLGDWDSKSSLDTRPSDWMMSHLRAFYEFTGDKTWLTVINNLSDVYTQFSNKYSPNTGLISDFVVKNPPQPAPKDFLDESEYTNAYYYNASRVPLRIVMDYAMYGEKRSKVISDKVSSWIQNKTNGNPSKIVDGYQLNGSNIGSYPTAVFVSPFIAASITSSNNQKWVNSGWDWMKNKRESYFSDSYNLLTMLFITGNWWKPVPDDKKTQNLINDAIYEGYDN encoded by the coding sequence ATGAATGGAAAAAGAAAAATTTTCACATGTATTTCTATTGTAGGAATCGGACTAGCTAGTTTTTCTAATTCTAGTTTCGCAGCAAGTGTAACGGACAATTCAATACAAAATTCTATTCCCGTAGTTAATCAACAAGTAGCTGCTGCAAAGGAAATGAAACCATTTCCCCAGCAAGTTAATTATGCAGGTGTTATAAAACCGAATCATGTTACACAGGAAAGTTTAAATGCTTCTGTAAGAAGTTACTACGATAATTGGAAAAAGAAATATTTGAAAAATGATTTATCTTCTTTACCTGGTGGTTATTATGTAAAAGGAGAGATTACAGGTGATGCTGATGGGTTTAAGCCACTTGGAACTTCAGAAGGTCAAGGGTATGGGATGATAATTACAGTATTAATGGCTGGTTATGATTCGAATGCTCAAAAAATCTATGACGGTTTATTTAAAACAGCAAGAACTTTTAAAAGTTCTCAAAATGCTAATTTAATGGGATGGGTTGTCGCAGATAGTAAAAAAGCACAAGGTCATTTTGGTTCTGCTACTGATGGAGATTTAGATATTGCGTATTCTCTTCTTCTTGCTCATAAGCAGTGGGGATCTAATGGAACAGTTAATTATTTGAAAGAAGCACAAGACATGATTACAAAAGGTATTAAAGCTAGTAATGTTACAAATAATAACCGACTAAATTTAGGAGATTGGGATTCTAAAAGTTCACTTGATACGAGACCATCTGATTGGATGATGTCACACCTTAGAGCATTTTATGAATTTACAGGTGATAAAACTTGGCTTACTGTTATTAATAATTTGTCCGATGTTTATACGCAATTTAGTAATAAGTACTCTCCAAATACAGGACTTATTTCAGATTTCGTTGTAAAAAACCCACCACAACCCGCACCTAAAGACTTCTTAGATGAGTCAGAATATACAAATGCATATTATTATAATGCTAGTCGAGTACCTTTAAGAATTGTAATGGACTATGCGATGTACGGCGAGAAGCGAAGTAAAGTCATTTCTGATAAAGTCTCTTCATGGATTCAAAATAAAACGAATGGAAATCCTTCTAAAATTGTGGATGGTTATCAATTAAATGGATCCAATATTGGTAGTTATCCAACTGCTGTATTTGTTTCACCGTTTATTGCTGCAAGTATAACGAGTAGCAATAATCAAAAGTGGGTAAATAGTGGTTGGGATTGGATGAAGAATAAGAGAGAAAGTTATTTTAGTGATAGTTATAATTTATTAACTATGTTATTTATTACAGGAAATTGGTGGAAGCCTGTACCTGATGATAAAAAAACACAAAATCTAATAAATGATGCAATTTATGAAGGATACGATAATTAA
- a CDS encoding heterocycloanthracin/sonorensin family bacteriocin produces the protein MNQFQQELQSLNLNDYQTGNVVYWDQQQSQYPYYYIQDDARRCGGCGGCGGRCGGCGGRCGGCAGRCGGCIRCAGCFSCFNCWNWWII, from the coding sequence ATGAATCAGTTTCAACAAGAACTACAATCATTAAACCTTAATGATTATCAAACTGGCAATGTTGTGTATTGGGATCAACAACAAAGTCAATATCCATACTATTACATTCAAGACGATGCACGTCGTTGCGGCGGATGTGGCGGTTGTGGTGGACGTTGCGGTGGATGTGGCGGTAGATGTGGTGGTTGTGCAGGTCGTTGCGGCGGATGCATAAGATGCGCAGGATGTTTCAGTTGCTTTAATTGCTGGAACTGGTGGATTATTTAA
- a CDS encoding cadmium resistance transporter — MITTIISSVVAFATTNIDDIFILLVLFSQVRTEVIRKEGRAVREKATRKKLYIVIGQYLGFSMIIFLSIIGSLSSFFIPVSWIGLLGFVPIYMGVKGLLSLRSYKSNEVIDNVTVSLFKVASITLANGADNISIYIPMFASQTLETNIVTLVIFFSMIAIWCFISYKLIKAPILAKVLEENCHIIVPIVLIGLGMFILFRSGTIGLFS, encoded by the coding sequence TTGATTACAACCATAATTTCTTCTGTTGTGGCATTCGCTACAACAAATATTGATGACATTTTTATACTACTTGTTTTATTTTCACAAGTAAGAACAGAAGTAATTAGGAAAGAAGGAAGAGCTGTCCGCGAAAAAGCTACGAGAAAAAAACTTTATATTGTTATTGGACAATATTTAGGATTTAGTATGATTATTTTTCTAAGTATCATTGGGTCTTTAAGCTCTTTTTTCATTCCTGTTTCGTGGATTGGATTATTAGGATTCGTGCCAATTTATATGGGGGTTAAAGGACTATTGTCACTTCGTTCTTATAAAAGTAATGAAGTTATCGATAACGTTACTGTTTCATTATTTAAAGTAGCTTCAATTACATTAGCTAATGGAGCTGACAATATTTCGATTTATATACCAATGTTTGCTAGTCAAACTCTAGAAACAAATATCGTTACATTAGTTATCTTTTTTTCCATGATAGCGATATGGTGTTTTATTAGCTACAAATTGATAAAAGCTCCTATACTAGCTAAAGTACTTGAGGAAAACTGTCATATTATTGTTCCAATTGTTCTAATTGGTTTAGGAATGTTCATTCTTTTTCGTAGTGGTACAATTGGACTATTCTCCTAA
- a CDS encoding LAGLIDADG family homing endonuclease: MQIERKKNSKCKLSKSEIIHLYTEGKSTSEIAMLANVSARYIRMVLSDNNVPRRAIGSWKRKYDITEDYFKTWSNNMAYILGFIAADGVIQKENQCVSISQKESYILEDIKKELKTNQPLYQNKKTGVYMLNINSKTIKDDLMNIHGIMPCKSFNIEFPFVPEEYLHHFVRGYFDGDGYVKYETYTVNFVGGSYNFMNSLHQILQNRNLRADLLNQNKHYRVILSGRKSIQLFSNWIYKDKDIYLHRKYEVFQKESLSLDQLQDRKLKQTQTAVKQRKQSFLEEYMKNKCNAITCSNLEISESAFKRWLKNDNQFKRDYEKINLTMSTSDN, from the coding sequence GTGCAAATAGAGAGAAAAAAGAACTCAAAATGTAAACTATCAAAATCGGAAATCATTCATTTGTATACTGAAGGGAAGAGCACCTCAGAAATCGCCATGCTTGCTAATGTGTCTGCAAGGTATATTCGTATGGTTTTATCAGACAATAACGTACCAAGGCGCGCTATAGGGAGTTGGAAGAGAAAGTATGACATAACAGAAGATTATTTTAAAACGTGGTCAAACAATATGGCTTATATTTTAGGGTTTATAGCAGCAGATGGTGTTATACAGAAAGAAAATCAATGTGTCAGTATATCTCAAAAAGAAAGTTATATTTTAGAAGATATAAAAAAAGAACTAAAAACAAACCAGCCACTTTATCAAAACAAAAAAACAGGCGTATATATGCTAAATATTAATAGCAAAACAATAAAAGACGACCTTATGAACATACACGGAATTATGCCATGTAAATCATTTAACATCGAATTTCCTTTTGTACCAGAAGAATATTTGCATCATTTTGTTCGTGGGTATTTTGATGGGGATGGTTACGTCAAGTATGAAACTTATACAGTTAATTTCGTAGGTGGATCATATAACTTTATGAATTCTTTACATCAAATTCTTCAAAATCGCAATTTACGAGCCGATTTACTAAATCAAAACAAACATTATCGTGTTATTTTATCTGGAAGAAAATCAATACAACTATTTTCAAATTGGATTTATAAAGACAAAGATATTTATTTGCATAGAAAATATGAAGTGTTTCAGAAAGAAAGTCTGAGTTTAGATCAATTACAAGATCGAAAATTAAAACAAACTCAAACTGCTGTTAAGCAAAGAAAACAAAGTTTCCTTGAAGAATATATGAAAAATAAATGTAATGCTATAACTTGTTCAAATTTAGAAATAAGCGAATCGGCTTTCAAACGTTGGCTAAAAAATGATAATCAATTTAAAAGAGATTATGAAAAGATTAATTTAACAATGTCCACTAGCGATAACTAA
- a CDS encoding L-lactate MFS transporter: MKQTSINSLLIVLGTIIVQIGLGTIYTWSLFNQPLVSKFGWNLNAVAITFSITSFSLSFSTLFAAKLQKKLGLRKLIATAGIVLGLGLILSSQVSSLPLLYLLAGVVVGYADGTAYITSLSNLIKWFPNRKGLISGISVSAYGMGSLIFRYINGNLIDNLGVSQAFLYWGIIVLLLVLIGSFFLREAIVSNAVTETLHNDYTPREMMRTKQVYLLFFMLFTSCMGGLYLISMVKDIGVQLVGLSAATAANAVAMIAIFNTVGRIILGTLSDKIGRMKIVSATFIIIGLSVFTLSFIPLNYGIYFACVASVAFCFGGNITIFPAIVGDFFGLKNHSTNYGIVYQGFGFGALAGSFIGAILGGFQPTFIIIGVLSVISFIISILIRPPNVEKKKELKHLHRKVA, translated from the coding sequence ATGAAACAAACTTCTATAAATTCGTTACTAATTGTTCTAGGTACAATCATTGTTCAAATTGGCCTTGGAACAATTTATACATGGAGTTTATTTAATCAACCCCTTGTAAGTAAGTTTGGATGGAATCTTAATGCAGTAGCGATAACTTTCTCCATAACAAGTTTTTCTTTATCATTCTCAACTTTATTTGCAGCAAAGTTACAGAAAAAATTAGGACTTCGGAAACTTATTGCTACTGCAGGAATTGTTTTAGGACTCGGCTTAATACTTAGTTCACAAGTTTCTTCCTTACCACTATTATATTTATTAGCTGGTGTCGTTGTTGGTTATGCGGATGGAACAGCTTATATTACATCACTATCTAATTTAATTAAATGGTTTCCAAATCGGAAAGGGCTTATTTCAGGTATATCTGTATCAGCGTATGGAATGGGCAGCTTAATCTTTAGATATATAAACGGAAATCTTATCGATAACCTTGGTGTATCACAAGCATTCTTATATTGGGGTATTATCGTGTTACTTTTAGTGTTAATCGGATCGTTCTTCTTACGTGAGGCAATTGTAAGTAATGCTGTAACTGAAACATTACACAATGACTATACTCCGCGTGAAATGATGCGAACGAAACAAGTATATCTGCTATTTTTTATGTTATTCACCTCGTGTATGGGTGGTTTGTATTTAATCAGTATGGTAAAAGATATCGGCGTACAACTTGTTGGACTTAGCGCAGCAACCGCTGCAAACGCCGTTGCTATGATTGCAATCTTTAATACAGTAGGTAGAATCATTCTTGGGACGTTATCAGATAAAATCGGGCGAATGAAAATTGTCTCTGCAACGTTTATTATTATAGGTTTGTCAGTCTTTACTTTAAGTTTTATTCCGCTAAATTACGGAATCTATTTTGCTTGTGTAGCAAGTGTCGCCTTTTGCTTCGGCGGTAATATAACTATATTCCCAGCTATTGTCGGAGATTTCTTTGGATTAAAAAACCATAGTACAAATTACGGGATTGTCTACCAAGGTTTCGGATTTGGTGCGCTTGCAGGATCATTTATTGGAGCGATACTCGGGGGATTTCAACCAACTTTCATTATAATCGGTGTTTTAAGTGTTATTTCCTTCATTATTTCAATATTAATCCGTCCACCAAATGTAGAAAAGAAAAAGGAACTAAAACATTTACATCGGAAAGTGGCGTAA
- a CDS encoding MBL fold metallo-hydrolase: MNKKYTNQIHTDMSFKPKDIISLMTDYFKIKSKLRPIKDLPIVLSNKDNESLESVTWFGHSASLLKIEGKKLLLDPMFGDASSPFPLFNSKRYSGTFSLERDDLQEIDAIIISHNHYDHLNYKSIMQLKDRAKHFYVPTGVAQYLIKWGVSPSKISEHNWWDEITFDNIKLVCAPARHFSGRGMTDRDRSLWCSWLILGQETKIFFSGDSGYTPHFKEIGDKYGPFDLTLMECGQYDPRWSAIHMLPEETVQAHIDVKGELLLPIHWGAFTLALHEWSDPIERVTKEANRLGVKITTPQIGESITLKSTNYPSSAWWKEI; the protein is encoded by the coding sequence ATGAATAAGAAATATACAAATCAAATTCATACTGATATGAGTTTTAAACCGAAAGATATTATAAGTTTAATGACGGATTACTTTAAAATAAAATCAAAGCTGCGTCCTATAAAGGATTTGCCTATCGTTTTATCAAATAAAGATAATGAATCGTTAGAGAGTGTTACATGGTTTGGCCATTCTGCTTCTCTTTTGAAAATAGAAGGTAAAAAACTATTATTAGACCCTATGTTTGGAGATGCCTCTTCCCCATTTCCTTTGTTTAATAGTAAACGCTATAGTGGTACTTTTTCTTTAGAACGTGATGACCTTCAAGAAATTGATGCGATTATCATTTCTCATAATCACTATGATCATTTGAATTACAAAAGTATTATGCAGTTAAAAGATCGCGCAAAGCACTTTTATGTTCCAACTGGAGTTGCGCAATATCTTATTAAATGGGGTGTTTCGCCTAGTAAAATTAGTGAACATAATTGGTGGGACGAAATTACGTTTGATAATATTAAGTTAGTATGTGCGCCTGCAAGGCATTTCTCGGGACGTGGTATGACAGATAGAGATCGTTCATTATGGTGTTCATGGCTTATTCTTGGTCAAGAGACTAAAATTTTCTTTAGTGGTGATAGCGGTTATACCCCTCACTTTAAGGAAATTGGTGATAAATACGGTCCATTCGATCTTACATTAATGGAATGCGGGCAATATGATCCGAGGTGGTCTGCTATTCATATGTTGCCTGAAGAAACGGTACAAGCTCATATTGATGTTAAAGGAGAATTACTTCTTCCGATTCATTGGGGTGCCTTTACGTTAGCATTACACGAATGGAGTGACCCGATAGAACGTGTTACGAAAGAAGCTAACCGTTTAGGAGTTAAAATTACAACGCCTCAAATTGGTGAATCTATTACGTTAAAATCTACAAATTATCCTTCATCCGCTTGGTGGAAGGAAATTTAA
- the cutA gene encoding divalent cation tolerance protein CutA, translating into MQFTEVKIEVFIPEEYIETLRDELNKIGACKTGEYDHCLSYSSVKGYWRPLEEASPFNGEIGQICEGQECKVEIKCKRELVKDALEVINDIHPYETPMIYIIPILNDYFEKLYIK; encoded by the coding sequence ATGCAATTTACTGAAGTGAAAATTGAAGTGTTCATTCCTGAAGAATATATTGAAACATTAAGGGATGAATTAAATAAAATTGGAGCATGTAAAACGGGCGAATATGACCATTGTCTTTCCTATAGTTCAGTGAAAGGATATTGGAGACCTTTAGAAGAGGCATCTCCTTTTAATGGAGAAATTGGTCAAATATGCGAAGGACAAGAATGTAAAGTTGAAATAAAGTGTAAACGAGAACTTGTAAAAGATGCTCTTGAAGTTATTAATGATATTCATCCGTATGAAACACCTATGATTTATATTATACCAATACTAAATGACTATTTTGAGAAACTATACATTAAATAA
- the dnaN gene encoding DNA polymerase III subunit beta produces MEFIVNHKQFTQALSEVNKAISTKFLIPILSGIKITADQSGITLIASNSNIFIEKFIPVLIEDEKIATILKAGTIVVPAKYFIEIIKKMPSDIAIKSKNEQIIKIQSEEITLSLNGFPADEFPNVPLIDNHAEIKVETEQLIEVFKQTVFAVAKNESRPVLTGVHIELSNNKLICAATDSHRLAIRETLLSSDVKANCIVPSATINELLKLMNSNSEFVYIYFSESHIIFTFGTTTLYSRLIEGKYPNISNLIPNDFKTIINVDRKKILQGVDRSSLLASEWANNNVNLEIINESTIKISSNASQIGKISETQQIDAIQGEKQLNISFDGRFMVDALRAIKEETITLSFGGSMRPILIEAGEQSAAVHLISPVRAY; encoded by the coding sequence ATGGAGTTTATCGTTAATCACAAACAATTCACTCAAGCACTTTCAGAAGTCAACAAAGCAATATCAACAAAATTTTTAATTCCTATATTATCTGGTATAAAAATAACTGCAGATCAATCTGGAATTACTTTAATTGCAAGTAACTCGAATATTTTTATTGAAAAATTCATTCCTGTTTTAATTGAAGACGAAAAGATTGCAACTATTTTAAAGGCAGGAACTATTGTTGTACCTGCAAAGTATTTCATTGAAATAATAAAGAAAATGCCAAGTGATATAGCAATAAAAAGTAAGAATGAGCAAATTATTAAGATACAATCAGAAGAAATCACATTAAGTTTAAATGGATTTCCTGCAGATGAGTTTCCGAATGTACCACTTATAGACAATCATGCAGAAATCAAAGTAGAGACAGAGCAATTGATTGAAGTATTTAAACAAACAGTTTTTGCGGTAGCAAAAAATGAATCTAGACCTGTTCTTACTGGGGTGCATATAGAGTTATCTAATAATAAGTTAATTTGTGCTGCAACTGACTCACATAGACTAGCGATACGTGAAACGCTACTTTCCTCAGATGTAAAAGCAAATTGTATTGTACCAAGCGCAACCATTAATGAACTTCTAAAATTAATGAACAGCAATTCGGAATTCGTATATATCTACTTTTCGGAGAGTCATATTATATTTACGTTTGGAACAACTACATTATATTCAAGACTAATTGAAGGGAAATATCCTAATATTTCTAACCTTATTCCAAATGATTTTAAAACGATTATTAACGTAGATAGAAAAAAGATATTACAAGGTGTAGACCGATCAAGTTTATTAGCAAGTGAATGGGCCAATAACAATGTTAACTTAGAAATCATAAACGAATCCACAATTAAAATTTCTTCAAACGCTTCTCAAATTGGGAAAATATCCGAAACGCAACAAATAGATGCGATTCAAGGTGAAAAACAATTAAATATATCTTTCGATGGGCGTTTTATGGTTGATGCTTTACGAGCAATAAAAGAAGAAACGATTACTTTAAGCTTTGGCGGTTCTATGAGACCGATATTGATTGAAGCAGGAGAACAATCTGCAGCAGTACATCTTATATCACCAGTAAGAGCGTATTAG
- a CDS encoding NUDIX domain-containing protein, with amino-acid sequence MKSKFHHIVRAVMIKDEKLLVAEYIGHHYFLPGGHVEIGESAENALKRELREELGVNCSIQQFLGVIENQWQDKEVLHHEINHIFEVESQDLHTDLTPKSSESHLAFHWIDYNKEALNHYEIMPMPLVKELLERKLSDELLNCWISNF; translated from the coding sequence TTGAAAAGTAAATTTCATCATATTGTACGAGCAGTCATGATAAAAGATGAAAAATTATTAGTTGCTGAATATATCGGCCATCATTATTTTTTACCTGGTGGCCATGTTGAAATTGGAGAATCAGCAGAGAATGCATTAAAAAGAGAGTTAAGAGAAGAACTTGGAGTAAACTGTAGTATACAACAATTTTTAGGCGTCATAGAAAATCAATGGCAAGATAAAGAAGTGCTTCATCATGAAATTAACCACATTTTTGAAGTAGAGTCACAAGATTTACATACGGACTTAACACCGAAATCTAGCGAGTCTCATTTAGCATTTCACTGGATAGATTATAATAAAGAAGCCTTAAATCATTATGAAATCATGCCAATGCCTTTAGTGAAGGAATTACTAGAAAGAAAGTTAAGTGATGAACTACTAAATTGTTGGATTAGTAATTTTTAA
- a CDS encoding GNAT family N-acetyltransferase has product MNVQLKVVTRDNWEDALKLQVKEDQRKFVPAVAVSLAKVYIKPDGDNVEYIPFAIYDGDLMVGFVMHAVVIETSDMYWINGFIIDQSQQGNGYGKAALQESIDIIKNTFKSCKEIRLTVHKDNLSAKKLYERYGFISLGQEYDGEQVYRLFV; this is encoded by the coding sequence TTGAATGTCCAGTTAAAGGTTGTTACGAGAGACAATTGGGAAGATGCATTAAAGTTACAAGTTAAAGAAGATCAAAGAAAATTTGTCCCCGCTGTAGCAGTTTCACTTGCTAAAGTATATATAAAACCAGATGGTGACAATGTAGAGTACATACCATTCGCTATATACGATGGTGACCTTATGGTTGGTTTTGTTATGCATGCTGTTGTAATAGAGACATCGGATATGTATTGGATTAACGGATTTATTATTGATCAATCGCAACAAGGTAATGGTTATGGAAAAGCAGCATTACAAGAAAGTATTGATATAATAAAAAATACTTTTAAATCGTGTAAAGAAATAAGATTAACCGTACATAAAGATAATCTCTCTGCAAAGAAATTATATGAACGATATGGTTTCATATCATTAGGACAGGAGTATGATGGTGAGCAAGTATACCGTTTATTTGTTTAA
- a CDS encoding nucleoside hydrolase, protein MEKVLFFGDPGIDDSFAIMYGLLHPEIEIVGIVTGYGNVEHIHAAHNAAYILQLANRQNIPVISGATKPLTEEITTYYPEIHGAEGLGPIHVPENILSIPIYNFGSIAAILIKYGKDLTIVDVGRSTSLAIAFNLWNDLMLNVKGIYFMGGVFLEVGNVTPLAEANVYGDPIASKIVFHQAKNLFIFPLNVTNKAVLTPNVFNYIQANAKNPFHMIMKPMYDYYLSAYQKLNPSMEGPLLHDVVAISGLVNPSFFEFVHRTVNVDTYGDTKGQTFADFRPNSKSEGARIALEIDAEKFIQDFIKIML, encoded by the coding sequence TTGGAAAAAGTATTATTTTTCGGAGATCCAGGTATTGATGACTCATTTGCCATTATGTATGGTTTACTGCATCCCGAAATTGAAATTGTCGGTATTGTAACCGGATACGGAAATGTTGAGCATATACATGCTGCACATAATGCAGCGTATATTTTACAGTTAGCAAATAGACAAAACATTCCTGTCATTAGTGGTGCAACAAAACCACTGACAGAAGAAATCACTACGTACTATCCTGAAATTCACGGAGCAGAAGGATTAGGGCCCATCCATGTTCCAGAAAATATATTATCTATTCCAATATATAATTTCGGCAGTATTGCTGCGATTCTTATAAAGTACGGAAAAGATTTAACGATTGTTGATGTAGGAAGATCTACCTCGTTAGCAATTGCTTTTAATTTATGGAATGATTTAATGCTAAATGTAAAAGGAATCTATTTCATGGGTGGTGTTTTTTTAGAAGTAGGAAACGTTACGCCATTAGCAGAGGCAAACGTGTATGGAGATCCGATAGCAAGTAAAATTGTTTTCCATCAAGCAAAGAATTTATTCATATTCCCTTTAAATGTAACAAACAAAGCTGTGTTAACACCAAATGTATTTAACTATATTCAAGCTAATGCAAAGAATCCATTTCATATGATAATGAAACCAATGTATGACTACTATCTATCCGCATACCAAAAACTTAATCCATCTATGGAAGGACCTTTGCTACATGATGTGGTTGCAATAAGCGGATTAGTAAATCCAAGTTTTTTTGAATTTGTGCATCGTACAGTAAATGTAGATACATACGGAGATACGAAAGGACAAACATTTGCTGATTTTCGCCCTAACTCTAAATCTGAAGGAGCCCGTATAGCTTTAGAAATAGATGCAGAAAAATTCATTCAAGATTTTATAAAAATTATGTTATAA
- a CDS encoding serine hydrolase domain-containing protein, whose translation MYTYDKLISWVEDIKEKNHSSATALCIIKDNKIVLEHYSGYHSNTSTTKRVTASSQFNVASARKSYLGLMIAYALYEGKINSIDDEAIKYFKDFDPALLSKTTIRHLVTHSHGLEETNDRTIFREFAPGQSWAYRDINVRMMTRLIYQLYNKSFPELLKERVFKPANFQETGWRVQRDENLVDVVNNPNEDAISEIGTVDDGTEKNLFVSAREFAQWGNLHLNQGGIDGKQIVPKEVIKIATSLQSPTYINKELPQNGLFWFIQNEPAQLSELGERVPKGSYQILGITGSTILVIPEYNVVVAKMYNKRYNYGGDNYLYYLREFSNLVADTFSNGNRA comes from the coding sequence TTGTATACATATGATAAGTTGATTTCTTGGGTAGAGGATATAAAAGAAAAAAATCATAGTTCTGCTACAGCACTTTGTATTATAAAAGATAATAAAATCGTACTAGAGCATTATAGTGGTTATCACTCAAATACATCTACAACCAAGAGAGTAACAGCATCTTCACAATTTAACGTTGCTTCTGCTAGAAAAAGTTATTTAGGATTAATGATAGCGTATGCGCTTTATGAGGGGAAAATAAACTCTATTGATGATGAAGCGATAAAATATTTTAAAGACTTTGATCCTGCATTGCTTAGTAAAACGACGATAAGACATTTAGTAACACATTCGCACGGATTAGAAGAAACGAATGACAGGACAATTTTTCGTGAATTTGCACCGGGGCAATCATGGGCGTATAGAGATATTAATGTAAGAATGATGACACGTCTTATTTATCAGCTATATAACAAAAGTTTTCCTGAATTGTTAAAGGAGCGTGTGTTTAAGCCTGCTAATTTTCAAGAAACAGGTTGGAGAGTTCAGCGAGATGAAAATTTAGTTGACGTTGTTAATAATCCAAATGAAGACGCAATTAGTGAAATTGGTACGGTAGATGACGGTACTGAAAAAAATTTGTTTGTCTCAGCTAGAGAATTTGCGCAGTGGGGCAATCTTCATTTAAATCAAGGTGGGATAGATGGTAAACAAATTGTTCCAAAAGAAGTTATAAAAATCGCTACGAGTTTGCAGAGTCCAACATATATAAACAAAGAGCTACCACAAAATGGATTGTTTTGGTTCATCCAAAATGAGCCTGCGCAATTAAGCGAACTTGGTGAACGTGTTCCAAAAGGGTCGTATCAAATATTAGGGATTACTGGATCGACCATTTTAGTAATACCTGAATATAATGTAGTTGTTGCAAAAATGTATAACAAAAGATATAACTACGGTGGTGATAATTACTTATATTATTTACGTGAATTTAGTAATTTAGTCGCAGATACATTTAGTAACGGTAATAGGGCATAA